In Dioscorea cayenensis subsp. rotundata cultivar TDr96_F1 chromosome 9, TDr96_F1_v2_PseudoChromosome.rev07_lg8_w22 25.fasta, whole genome shotgun sequence, a genomic segment contains:
- the LOC120268988 gene encoding probable histone acetyltransferase HAC-like 1 isoform X2 produces the protein MNAQAHMSGHISGQVPNQASQQFSGLPQQMSTSLPSQIQNFGGHSMDPELYARRRDVQEYIFKRLQKRSNSAPGEFVPKLSEIAKRLEEYIYRDAASKEDYINMNAPTIDQRLQSLVKTTTNNSQLNSHHFPSSSAVGTMIPTPGMAQISSTNSMVGPAENVMNASNAAAMVVQTTSNTGNLLPIANGLGGVGNATSFNMSDGQVPNGYRKMTSNASLGSGVTNTMSSVVPQPPSQMIPTPGLNNFKPTAVNPDFSNSGGLLVTESSMVSQQLQHKHYGGSQASHIFHSPGAQMGGRMRPSMPKPSPYGFPNGHLNGGLGLTGAKQLVNGPAASEGYLSAVSYGSSPKPLQEHFDQQHHQPILPGSGNLYGQVPSAINHQNANSASLNPKSKITPVAQSNNVSLQSMQQITKPQILDQSQSMDFQTPQSIREHLVQSQHQLQNLQHQQFQQQSSQPYSNIMQNQQQNQQQQQQGPQHEQLMAKTDFLRQSLVISNLGGQLASDHGNESHNELLLSQTAEQFQLSELQNHWPQRSSVNNHSGSGQSHGQLSSSHYFQQSLHNPFPLHQQTSEFQNDLNCLTNGSESDSLLQSHWHSHPSQKSHILERSSLDQQIKEEFNQRIAGQGESQQSYNILDGFISCSDGPTKVAAVQQSSSSLASGLGNSKREQDYYNQQRWLLFLFHASRCPAPKGACKEVNCIKVQQLWSHIKSCKSDKCAFPRCIGTKKLYQHYTSCRKTDCPVCKPVRAFLQRAARSRSGLVDQMSNSQRPINATDVDRVILKVSSPLVEASKPCADPHSLPKRMKMEHTPPVLVPKSEASPVYIQLQTGVSEDVQFQGHQEADPAIAVNSEIAKVNISTSMSPGNGNPPVPSKVTHGSLLENVHKTQSELESASSHDIDGHKLQETIHDNKELDQGKIEQKYESNGSLTDCTAGSKSGKPKIKGVSLTELFTPEQVREHIIGLRQWVGQSKAKAEKNQAMEHSMSENSCQLCAVEKLTFEPPPIYCSSCGARIKRNATYYTVGTGDSRHYFCIPCYNEARGDTIEVDGSTFPKSRLDKKRNDEETEEWWVQCDKCEAWQHQICALFNGRRNDGGQAEYTCPHCYIGEVERGERMPLPQNAVLGAKDLPRTLLSDRIEQRLFRRLKQERQERARHLGKSFDEVPGAEALVVRVVSSVDKKLEVKQRFLEIFQEENYPTEFPYKSKVVLLFQKIEGVEVCLFGMYVQEFGSECQFPNQRRVYLSYLDSVKYFRPEIKAVTGEALRTFVYHEILIGYLEYCKKRGFTSCYIWACPPLKGEDYILYCHPEIQKTPKSDKLREWYLSMLRKASKENIVADLTNLYDHFFVNMGECKAKVTAARLPYFDGDYWPGAAEDMINQLRQEEDGRKQQKKGKTKKIISKRALKAAGQADLSGNASKDALLMQKLGETIYPMKEDFIMVHLQHACTHCCLLMISGTRWVCNQCKNFQLCDKCHDGEQRLEERERHPINSRETHMLYPVEINDVPSDTKDKDEILESEFFDTRQAFLSLCQGNHYQYDTLRRAKHSSMMVLYHLHNPTAPAFVTTCNVCHQDIETGQGWRCEICPDFDVCNACNQKNGGVDHPHKLTNHPSMADRDAQNKEARQKRVLQLRKMLDLLVHASQCRFSNCQYPNCRKVKGLFRHGIQCKKRVVGGCPLCKKVWYLLQLHARACKESECHVPRCKDLKEHLKRLQQQSDSRRRAAVMEMMRQRAAEVAGNTD, from the exons ATGAATGCACAGGCACATATGTCTGGACATATCTCCGGGCAGGTGCCTAATCAAGCAAGTCAGCAATTTTCTGGTCTGCCCCAACAAATGAGCACTTCGCTACCTTCTCAGATACAAAATTTTGGCGGACATAGCATGGACCCTGAACTCTATGCAAGACGCCGGGACGTGCAAGAATACAT TTTCAAACGTCTTCAGAAGAGGAGTAATAGCGCGCCCGGAGAGTTTGTGCCAAAATTGTCAGAAATTGCAAAGAGGTTGGAGGAGTATATATACAGAGATGCTGCTTCAAAG gAAGATTACATTAACATGAATGCACCTACAATAGATCAACGATTGCAAAGTCTAGTAAAGACGACAACTAACAACAGCCAGCTCAATTCTCACCATTTTCCTTCATCCTCTGCTGTTGGCACGATGATTCCAACACCTGGTATGGCCCAGATTAGTAGCACAAATTCCATGGTTGGTCCGGCAGAAAATGTCATGAATGCCAGCAATGCTGCTGCTATGGTGGTGCAAACTACAAGCAACACAGGGAACTTGCTACCAATTGCAAATGGATTAGGTGGTGTTGGAAATGCCACCAGCTTCAATATGTCTGACG GACAAGTTCCTAATGGATATCGAAAGATGACATCAAATGCTTCGCTTGGCTCTGGAGTGACCAATACCATGTCATCTGTTGTACCACAACCACCAAGCCAAATGATCCCAACCCCTGGGTTGAATAATTTTAAGCCAACTGCTGTAAATCCAGATTTTTCTAATTCAGGTGGGCTCTTGGTCACTGAATCTAGTATGGTTTCACAACAGCTTCAACATAAACACTATGGTGGGAGTCAAGCAAGCCATATCTTTCATAGTCCTGGAGCCCAGATGGGTGGTAGGATGAGACCAAGTATGCCGAAACCTTCACCCTATGGGTTTCCAAATGGTCATTTGAATGGCGGTTTAGGATTAACCGGAGCTAAGCAACTGGTGAATGGACCTGCGGCATCAGAGGGATACTTAAGTGCTGTGTCTTATGGTAGTTCTCCAAAACCTTTACAGGAGCACTTTGATCAGCAACATCACCAACCAATTCTACCAG GCTCAGGAAACTTGTATGGGCAAGTGCCATCTGCAATCAATCACCAGAATGCTAATTCTGCAAGCTTGAATCCTAAATCAAAAATTACTCCGGTAGCACAGAGCAACAATGTGAGTTTGCAGTCAATGCAACAGATCACAAAACCTCAAATACTTGATCAATCACAAAGTATGGATTTCCAAACACCTCAGTCAATTAGGGAGCATTTGGTTCAATCACAACATCAGTTACAAAATCTTCAACATCAACAATTTCAGCAACAATCTAGCCAACCATATTCAAATATCATGCAAAACCAGCAACAAAatcagcagcagcaacaacaaggACCACAGCACGAACAACTTATGGCAAAGACTGATTTCTTGAGGCAGTCTTTAGTGATTTCTAACCTTGGAGGACAGCTGGCATCTGATCATGGTAATGAATCCCACAATGAATTATTGCTAAGTCAAACTGCAGAACAGTTTCAGCTTTCAGAGTTACAAAATCATTGGCCACAGAGGTCATCAGTTAACAACCATTCAGGGAGTGGTCAATCACATGGCCAGTTATCTAGCTCTCATTATTTTCAGCAATCATTGCACAATCCTTTCCCTTTGCATCAACAAACATCTGAATTTCAGAATGACTTGAATTGCCTGACAAATGGATCAGAATCTGATTCACTCCTGCAAAGTCATTGGCATTCTCATCCATCACAGAAATCCCATATATTGGAAAGGTCTTCACTAGATCAACAGATCAAGGAGGAATTTAACCAAAGAATAGCTGGACAGGGTGAATCCCAACAATCTTATAATATCTTGGATGGATTTATATCTTGTTCTGATGGCCCTACAAAAGTTGCTGCGGTGCAACAATCTTCAAGCTCACTTGCTTCTGGACTCGGAAACTCAAAGCGTGAACAGGATTATTATAACCAACAGAGgtggttgttgtttttgttcCATGCAAGTAGATGCCCAGCGCCAAAGGGTGCATGCAAAGAAGTTAATTGCATAAAAGTTCAACAATTATGGTCACATATAAAGAGTTGCAAATCTGATAAATGTGCATTTCCGCGTTGCATTGGTACCAAGAAACTTTATCAACATTACACTTCCTGCCGAAAAACTGATTGTCCTGTGTGCAAACCAGTACGGGCTTTTTTGCAACGCGCGGCACGCTCTCGCTCTGGGTTGGTTGACCAGATGAGCAACTCTCAGAGACCTATCAATGCAACTGATGTGGATAGAGTGATATTGAAGGTTAGCAGTCCATTAGTTGAAGCATCCAAACCTTGTGCCGATCCACACTCGTTACCAAAACGCATGAAAATGGAACATACACCCCCTGTGCTTGTTCCTAAGAGTGAAGCATCTCCTGTTTATATTCAGCTCCAAACAGGTGTTTCTGAGGATGTACAATTCCAGGGGCACCAAGAGGCTGACCCTGCAATTGCAGTTAATTCTGAGATTGCCAAAGTGAATATAAGCACATCCATGAGTCCAGGCAATGGCAATCCACCAGTTCCCAGCAAAGTGACACATGGTTCTTTGTTGGAGAATGTGCATAAGACTCAATCTGAGCTAGAATCTGCTAGTTCACATGACATTGATGGTCACAAACTGCAGGAAACTATCCATGATAATAAAGAGCTTGATCAGGGTAAGATTGAGCAAAAATACGAATCAAATGGCTCCCTAACTGATTGTACCGCTGGAAGTAAATCAGGTAAGCCAAAGATTAAAGGTGTTTCCTTAACTGAGCTGTTCACCCCAGAACAAGTGAGGGAGCACATCATTGGTCTTAGGCAGTGGGTTGGTCAG aGCAAGGCAAAGGCTGAGAAGAATCAAGCTATGGAGCACTCAATGAGCGAGAACTCATGCCAGCTGTGTGCTGTGGAAAAGCTCACTTTTGAACCGCCTCCGATATATTGTTCATCATGTGGTGCTCGCATTAAACGGAATGCTACATATTATACTGTGGGAACAGGTGATAGTCggcattatttttgtattccaTGCTACAATGAAGCCCGAGGTGACACTATTGAGGTGGATGGTTCAACATTTCCCAAGTCAAGACTTGATAAAAAGAGAAATGATGAGGAAACAGAAGAATGG TGGGTCCAATGTGATAAATGTGAAGCATGGCAACATCAAATATGTGCTCTTTTCAATGGCCGGCGAAATGATGGAGGTCAAGCAGAATACACATGCCCTCACTGTTACATCGGAGAGGTAGAAAGAGGAGAGCGCATGCCTTTGCCACAGAATGCTGTTCTTGGAGCAAAAGATCTGCCAAGAACACTACTCAGTGATCGCATAGAGCAGCGGCTTTTTAGACGTCTGAAGCAAGAGAGACAAGAGCGAGCAAGGCATCTTGGGAAAAGTTTTGACGAG GTACCTGGGGCAGAGGCACTTGTTGTTAGAGTGGTATCATCTGTGGATAAGAAATTAGAAGTGAAGCAGCGCTTCTTGGAAATTTTCCAAGAGGAGAATTATCCAACAGAATTCCCATACAAATCTAAG GTTGTATTGTTGTTTCAGAAGATCGAAGGTGTTGAAGTATGCCTTTTTGGCATGTATGTCCAGGAGTTTGGTTCTGAATGCCAATTTCCAAACCAACGACGTGTTTATCTTTCATATCTGGATTCTGTGAAATACTTCAGACCTGAAATAAAAGCAGTGACAGGGGAAGCTCTCAGAACTTTTGTTTATCATGAAATCCTG ATTGGATATCTTGAATATTGCAAGAAACGGGGTTTCACCAGCTGCTATATATGGGCGTGCCCTCCACTGAAGGGTGAAGATTATATCCTATATTGCCATCCTGAGATTCAAAAGACACCTAAGTCTGACAAACTTCGCGAGTG GTACTTATCAATGCTTCGGAAAGCTTCCAAGGAAAATATTGTTGCTGATCTAACTAATTTATACGATCATTTCTTTGTTAACATGGGTGAATGCAAGGCAAAGGTAACTGCTGCACGTTTGCCATATTTTGATGGAGATTATTGGCCAGGTGCTGCTGAAGATATGATCAACCAACTTCGGCAAGAAGAGGATGGTAGAAAGCAGCAGAAGAAAggcaaaaccaagaaaataatCTCAAAAAGGGCTTTGAAAGCTGCCGGTCAAGCTGATCTTTCTGGCAATGCTTCTAAGGATGCACTCTTGATGCAAAAA CTTGGTGAAACCATATATCCAATGAAGGAGGATTTTATCATGGTCCATTTGCAGCATGCTTGCACACACTGTTGTTTACTCATGATCTCTGGGACACGTTGGGTTTGCAATCAATGCAAAAACTTCCAGCTTTGTGACAA ATGTCATGATGGAGAACAAAGACTTGAAGAGAGGGAAAGGCATCCCATCAATAGTAGAGAGACACACATGCTGTATCCG GTGGAAATAAATGATGTGCCCTCAGATACTAAAGATAAGGATGAGATTCTAGAAAGTGAGTTTTTTGACACCAGGCAGGCGTTCCTTAGCCTTTGTCAAGGAAATCACTACCAATATGATACTCTTCGCCGTGCAAAGCACTCCTCAATGATGGTCTTGTACCACCTCCACAATCCAACTGCACCTGCCTTTGTGACAACATGCAATGTCTGTCATCAAGATATTGAAACTGGTCAAGGTTGGCGGTGCGAAATTTGCCCAGACTTTGATGTATGCAATGCATGCAATCAGAAAAATGGTGGTGTTGATCATCCGCATAAATTGACAAATCATCCTTCCATGGCTGATCGTGATGCACAAAATAAAGAAGCTCGGCAGAAAAGGGTGTTGCAG CTGAGGAAAATGCTAGATCTTCTGGTACATGCCTCTCAATGCCGCTTTTCCAATTGTCAATATCCTAATTGCCGGAAGGTTAAAGGTCTCTTCCGCCATGGCATTCAATGCAAAAAACGTGTTGTCGGAGGTTGCCCTCTTTGTAAAAAGGTGTGGTACCTTCTTCAGCTGCATGCCCGAGCTTGCAAAGAATCAGAATGTCATGTACCCCGTTGCAA GGACTTGAAAGAGCATTTGAAAAGGTTGCAGCAACAGTCTGATTCTCGCCGCAGGGCTGCagtgatggagatgatgaggcAGCGGGCTGCTGAAGTTGCCGGGAACACTGATTAA
- the LOC120268988 gene encoding probable histone acetyltransferase HAC-like 1 isoform X1 yields MNAQAHMSGHISGQVPNQASQQFSGLPQQMSTSLPSQIQNFGGHSMDPELYARRRDVQEYIFKRLQKRSNSAPGEFVPKLSEIAKRLEEYIYRDAASKEDYINMNAPTIDQRLQSLVKTTTNNSQLNSHHFPSSSAVGTMIPTPGMAQISSTNSMVGPAENVMNASNAAAMVVQTTSNTGNLLPIANGLGGVGNATSFNMSDGQVPNGYRKMTSNASLGSGVTNTMSSVVPQPPSQMIPTPGLNNFKPTAVNPDFSNSGGLLVTESSMVSQQLQHKHYGGSQASHIFHSPGAQMGGRMRPSMPKPSPYGFPNGHLNGGLGLTGAKQLVNGPAASEGYLSAVSYGSSPKPLQEHFDQQHHQPILPASLPSQTLSMSGDGYAMTSVDVSGSGNLYGQVPSAINHQNANSASLNPKSKITPVAQSNNVSLQSMQQITKPQILDQSQSMDFQTPQSIREHLVQSQHQLQNLQHQQFQQQSSQPYSNIMQNQQQNQQQQQQGPQHEQLMAKTDFLRQSLVISNLGGQLASDHGNESHNELLLSQTAEQFQLSELQNHWPQRSSVNNHSGSGQSHGQLSSSHYFQQSLHNPFPLHQQTSEFQNDLNCLTNGSESDSLLQSHWHSHPSQKSHILERSSLDQQIKEEFNQRIAGQGESQQSYNILDGFISCSDGPTKVAAVQQSSSSLASGLGNSKREQDYYNQQRWLLFLFHASRCPAPKGACKEVNCIKVQQLWSHIKSCKSDKCAFPRCIGTKKLYQHYTSCRKTDCPVCKPVRAFLQRAARSRSGLVDQMSNSQRPINATDVDRVILKVSSPLVEASKPCADPHSLPKRMKMEHTPPVLVPKSEASPVYIQLQTGVSEDVQFQGHQEADPAIAVNSEIAKVNISTSMSPGNGNPPVPSKVTHGSLLENVHKTQSELESASSHDIDGHKLQETIHDNKELDQGKIEQKYESNGSLTDCTAGSKSGKPKIKGVSLTELFTPEQVREHIIGLRQWVGQSKAKAEKNQAMEHSMSENSCQLCAVEKLTFEPPPIYCSSCGARIKRNATYYTVGTGDSRHYFCIPCYNEARGDTIEVDGSTFPKSRLDKKRNDEETEEWWVQCDKCEAWQHQICALFNGRRNDGGQAEYTCPHCYIGEVERGERMPLPQNAVLGAKDLPRTLLSDRIEQRLFRRLKQERQERARHLGKSFDEVPGAEALVVRVVSSVDKKLEVKQRFLEIFQEENYPTEFPYKSKVVLLFQKIEGVEVCLFGMYVQEFGSECQFPNQRRVYLSYLDSVKYFRPEIKAVTGEALRTFVYHEILIGYLEYCKKRGFTSCYIWACPPLKGEDYILYCHPEIQKTPKSDKLREWYLSMLRKASKENIVADLTNLYDHFFVNMGECKAKVTAARLPYFDGDYWPGAAEDMINQLRQEEDGRKQQKKGKTKKIISKRALKAAGQADLSGNASKDALLMQKLGETIYPMKEDFIMVHLQHACTHCCLLMISGTRWVCNQCKNFQLCDKCHDGEQRLEERERHPINSRETHMLYPVEINDVPSDTKDKDEILESEFFDTRQAFLSLCQGNHYQYDTLRRAKHSSMMVLYHLHNPTAPAFVTTCNVCHQDIETGQGWRCEICPDFDVCNACNQKNGGVDHPHKLTNHPSMADRDAQNKEARQKRVLQLRKMLDLLVHASQCRFSNCQYPNCRKVKGLFRHGIQCKKRVVGGCPLCKKVWYLLQLHARACKESECHVPRCKDLKEHLKRLQQQSDSRRRAAVMEMMRQRAAEVAGNTD; encoded by the exons ATGAATGCACAGGCACATATGTCTGGACATATCTCCGGGCAGGTGCCTAATCAAGCAAGTCAGCAATTTTCTGGTCTGCCCCAACAAATGAGCACTTCGCTACCTTCTCAGATACAAAATTTTGGCGGACATAGCATGGACCCTGAACTCTATGCAAGACGCCGGGACGTGCAAGAATACAT TTTCAAACGTCTTCAGAAGAGGAGTAATAGCGCGCCCGGAGAGTTTGTGCCAAAATTGTCAGAAATTGCAAAGAGGTTGGAGGAGTATATATACAGAGATGCTGCTTCAAAG gAAGATTACATTAACATGAATGCACCTACAATAGATCAACGATTGCAAAGTCTAGTAAAGACGACAACTAACAACAGCCAGCTCAATTCTCACCATTTTCCTTCATCCTCTGCTGTTGGCACGATGATTCCAACACCTGGTATGGCCCAGATTAGTAGCACAAATTCCATGGTTGGTCCGGCAGAAAATGTCATGAATGCCAGCAATGCTGCTGCTATGGTGGTGCAAACTACAAGCAACACAGGGAACTTGCTACCAATTGCAAATGGATTAGGTGGTGTTGGAAATGCCACCAGCTTCAATATGTCTGACG GACAAGTTCCTAATGGATATCGAAAGATGACATCAAATGCTTCGCTTGGCTCTGGAGTGACCAATACCATGTCATCTGTTGTACCACAACCACCAAGCCAAATGATCCCAACCCCTGGGTTGAATAATTTTAAGCCAACTGCTGTAAATCCAGATTTTTCTAATTCAGGTGGGCTCTTGGTCACTGAATCTAGTATGGTTTCACAACAGCTTCAACATAAACACTATGGTGGGAGTCAAGCAAGCCATATCTTTCATAGTCCTGGAGCCCAGATGGGTGGTAGGATGAGACCAAGTATGCCGAAACCTTCACCCTATGGGTTTCCAAATGGTCATTTGAATGGCGGTTTAGGATTAACCGGAGCTAAGCAACTGGTGAATGGACCTGCGGCATCAGAGGGATACTTAAGTGCTGTGTCTTATGGTAGTTCTCCAAAACCTTTACAGGAGCACTTTGATCAGCAACATCACCAACCAATTCTACCAG CATCATTACCCTCACAAACATTATCTATGAGTGGTGATGGATATGCTATGACTTCTGTTGATGTATCAGGCTCAGGAAACTTGTATGGGCAAGTGCCATCTGCAATCAATCACCAGAATGCTAATTCTGCAAGCTTGAATCCTAAATCAAAAATTACTCCGGTAGCACAGAGCAACAATGTGAGTTTGCAGTCAATGCAACAGATCACAAAACCTCAAATACTTGATCAATCACAAAGTATGGATTTCCAAACACCTCAGTCAATTAGGGAGCATTTGGTTCAATCACAACATCAGTTACAAAATCTTCAACATCAACAATTTCAGCAACAATCTAGCCAACCATATTCAAATATCATGCAAAACCAGCAACAAAatcagcagcagcaacaacaaggACCACAGCACGAACAACTTATGGCAAAGACTGATTTCTTGAGGCAGTCTTTAGTGATTTCTAACCTTGGAGGACAGCTGGCATCTGATCATGGTAATGAATCCCACAATGAATTATTGCTAAGTCAAACTGCAGAACAGTTTCAGCTTTCAGAGTTACAAAATCATTGGCCACAGAGGTCATCAGTTAACAACCATTCAGGGAGTGGTCAATCACATGGCCAGTTATCTAGCTCTCATTATTTTCAGCAATCATTGCACAATCCTTTCCCTTTGCATCAACAAACATCTGAATTTCAGAATGACTTGAATTGCCTGACAAATGGATCAGAATCTGATTCACTCCTGCAAAGTCATTGGCATTCTCATCCATCACAGAAATCCCATATATTGGAAAGGTCTTCACTAGATCAACAGATCAAGGAGGAATTTAACCAAAGAATAGCTGGACAGGGTGAATCCCAACAATCTTATAATATCTTGGATGGATTTATATCTTGTTCTGATGGCCCTACAAAAGTTGCTGCGGTGCAACAATCTTCAAGCTCACTTGCTTCTGGACTCGGAAACTCAAAGCGTGAACAGGATTATTATAACCAACAGAGgtggttgttgtttttgttcCATGCAAGTAGATGCCCAGCGCCAAAGGGTGCATGCAAAGAAGTTAATTGCATAAAAGTTCAACAATTATGGTCACATATAAAGAGTTGCAAATCTGATAAATGTGCATTTCCGCGTTGCATTGGTACCAAGAAACTTTATCAACATTACACTTCCTGCCGAAAAACTGATTGTCCTGTGTGCAAACCAGTACGGGCTTTTTTGCAACGCGCGGCACGCTCTCGCTCTGGGTTGGTTGACCAGATGAGCAACTCTCAGAGACCTATCAATGCAACTGATGTGGATAGAGTGATATTGAAGGTTAGCAGTCCATTAGTTGAAGCATCCAAACCTTGTGCCGATCCACACTCGTTACCAAAACGCATGAAAATGGAACATACACCCCCTGTGCTTGTTCCTAAGAGTGAAGCATCTCCTGTTTATATTCAGCTCCAAACAGGTGTTTCTGAGGATGTACAATTCCAGGGGCACCAAGAGGCTGACCCTGCAATTGCAGTTAATTCTGAGATTGCCAAAGTGAATATAAGCACATCCATGAGTCCAGGCAATGGCAATCCACCAGTTCCCAGCAAAGTGACACATGGTTCTTTGTTGGAGAATGTGCATAAGACTCAATCTGAGCTAGAATCTGCTAGTTCACATGACATTGATGGTCACAAACTGCAGGAAACTATCCATGATAATAAAGAGCTTGATCAGGGTAAGATTGAGCAAAAATACGAATCAAATGGCTCCCTAACTGATTGTACCGCTGGAAGTAAATCAGGTAAGCCAAAGATTAAAGGTGTTTCCTTAACTGAGCTGTTCACCCCAGAACAAGTGAGGGAGCACATCATTGGTCTTAGGCAGTGGGTTGGTCAG aGCAAGGCAAAGGCTGAGAAGAATCAAGCTATGGAGCACTCAATGAGCGAGAACTCATGCCAGCTGTGTGCTGTGGAAAAGCTCACTTTTGAACCGCCTCCGATATATTGTTCATCATGTGGTGCTCGCATTAAACGGAATGCTACATATTATACTGTGGGAACAGGTGATAGTCggcattatttttgtattccaTGCTACAATGAAGCCCGAGGTGACACTATTGAGGTGGATGGTTCAACATTTCCCAAGTCAAGACTTGATAAAAAGAGAAATGATGAGGAAACAGAAGAATGG TGGGTCCAATGTGATAAATGTGAAGCATGGCAACATCAAATATGTGCTCTTTTCAATGGCCGGCGAAATGATGGAGGTCAAGCAGAATACACATGCCCTCACTGTTACATCGGAGAGGTAGAAAGAGGAGAGCGCATGCCTTTGCCACAGAATGCTGTTCTTGGAGCAAAAGATCTGCCAAGAACACTACTCAGTGATCGCATAGAGCAGCGGCTTTTTAGACGTCTGAAGCAAGAGAGACAAGAGCGAGCAAGGCATCTTGGGAAAAGTTTTGACGAG GTACCTGGGGCAGAGGCACTTGTTGTTAGAGTGGTATCATCTGTGGATAAGAAATTAGAAGTGAAGCAGCGCTTCTTGGAAATTTTCCAAGAGGAGAATTATCCAACAGAATTCCCATACAAATCTAAG GTTGTATTGTTGTTTCAGAAGATCGAAGGTGTTGAAGTATGCCTTTTTGGCATGTATGTCCAGGAGTTTGGTTCTGAATGCCAATTTCCAAACCAACGACGTGTTTATCTTTCATATCTGGATTCTGTGAAATACTTCAGACCTGAAATAAAAGCAGTGACAGGGGAAGCTCTCAGAACTTTTGTTTATCATGAAATCCTG ATTGGATATCTTGAATATTGCAAGAAACGGGGTTTCACCAGCTGCTATATATGGGCGTGCCCTCCACTGAAGGGTGAAGATTATATCCTATATTGCCATCCTGAGATTCAAAAGACACCTAAGTCTGACAAACTTCGCGAGTG GTACTTATCAATGCTTCGGAAAGCTTCCAAGGAAAATATTGTTGCTGATCTAACTAATTTATACGATCATTTCTTTGTTAACATGGGTGAATGCAAGGCAAAGGTAACTGCTGCACGTTTGCCATATTTTGATGGAGATTATTGGCCAGGTGCTGCTGAAGATATGATCAACCAACTTCGGCAAGAAGAGGATGGTAGAAAGCAGCAGAAGAAAggcaaaaccaagaaaataatCTCAAAAAGGGCTTTGAAAGCTGCCGGTCAAGCTGATCTTTCTGGCAATGCTTCTAAGGATGCACTCTTGATGCAAAAA CTTGGTGAAACCATATATCCAATGAAGGAGGATTTTATCATGGTCCATTTGCAGCATGCTTGCACACACTGTTGTTTACTCATGATCTCTGGGACACGTTGGGTTTGCAATCAATGCAAAAACTTCCAGCTTTGTGACAA ATGTCATGATGGAGAACAAAGACTTGAAGAGAGGGAAAGGCATCCCATCAATAGTAGAGAGACACACATGCTGTATCCG GTGGAAATAAATGATGTGCCCTCAGATACTAAAGATAAGGATGAGATTCTAGAAAGTGAGTTTTTTGACACCAGGCAGGCGTTCCTTAGCCTTTGTCAAGGAAATCACTACCAATATGATACTCTTCGCCGTGCAAAGCACTCCTCAATGATGGTCTTGTACCACCTCCACAATCCAACTGCACCTGCCTTTGTGACAACATGCAATGTCTGTCATCAAGATATTGAAACTGGTCAAGGTTGGCGGTGCGAAATTTGCCCAGACTTTGATGTATGCAATGCATGCAATCAGAAAAATGGTGGTGTTGATCATCCGCATAAATTGACAAATCATCCTTCCATGGCTGATCGTGATGCACAAAATAAAGAAGCTCGGCAGAAAAGGGTGTTGCAG CTGAGGAAAATGCTAGATCTTCTGGTACATGCCTCTCAATGCCGCTTTTCCAATTGTCAATATCCTAATTGCCGGAAGGTTAAAGGTCTCTTCCGCCATGGCATTCAATGCAAAAAACGTGTTGTCGGAGGTTGCCCTCTTTGTAAAAAGGTGTGGTACCTTCTTCAGCTGCATGCCCGAGCTTGCAAAGAATCAGAATGTCATGTACCCCGTTGCAA GGACTTGAAAGAGCATTTGAAAAGGTTGCAGCAACAGTCTGATTCTCGCCGCAGGGCTGCagtgatggagatgatgaggcAGCGGGCTGCTGAAGTTGCCGGGAACACTGATTAA